The genomic interval TACTTGATGGGACGGGGTATTTCCTGGCAGATAAGTCTGGGAGTCCATATGGATGGACACTTCAATTATAGTCCCTTTAAAAATCAGGTTTCATTACCAGGTGTAAATCATTATTGTATTGCTTTATACAGACGATAGTGGAAAATGGGATTTGAGTGAAAACTCAAATCCCATTTAGTTTTTAGCTAGTTAACGCTTACCGCATTATTCTTCACATTCAGCTTACTATGGTGGAAACCATATAAGAAATAAACAACCAGTCCGATCACCAGCCAGATGCCGAATCCGATCCAGTTAGAAATACCCAGCTCACACATCATGTACAAACAGCTCAATAAACCCAATACCGGGATCAGAGACAAGTTATGTGTAATACAGAAATAAGTGATCGCTACGCAAATAAAGAAGAAGATCCACATTGGGATTTTGTGTTTAAACAAAGCCCAGCCGCTTTCAAATTTCTTATCGGCGCTCACTGCACTCTTCTCCATAAAACTCTTGTACTGCTCCTTACTTAGCCCATTTAAATAAGCCTCAGCATCAATATTCTTTTCCATCACATTGGATACCTTCTGTGCTGCAATAATCTCTTCCTTCACACTATTCAATTCAGTTTTATCAAGCGAAGTAATAAAGCTGACCGGATCATGAACCTTAGTCTCATTCGTAATAAAAGAAGTCATTTCCGCCTTAAAAAAGATGAAACCTGAAATAATCGCCCCAATAAAGATCACAGGAATGATAAACTTTGAATTGACATAAGGAGTCTTGAACTTACCCCTTGGAATATCAGTTTTGTTCTGTAACACCAATACTCCTGCACAAACCAGTACAAAGGCAAACAGCGTACCTATAGAACATAAATCTGTCACAATAGTGAGGTTCATGAACAAAGAAGGAACAGCTACTACAAAACCAACTACAATAGTTGCGAATGAAGGCGTTTTATAAACAGGGTGGATCCTGGAAAATCTTTTTGGCAATAAACCATCACGGCTCATGCTCATCCAGATTCTTGGTTGGCCCATCTGGAAAACAAGCAATACACTCGCCATCGCAAATACCGCACTTACCGCAATGATTCCACTCATGAGTTTCAGGTTGATATGATCAAACACAAAGGCCAGCGGATCACCCACAGCCAGCAGATCATACTTCACAATACCAGTCAATACCAGCGCAATCGCTACATAAAGAACAGTACAGATAATAATCGCCCACATCATCCCTCTTGGTAAATCCCGCTGCGGGTTTTTACACTCTTCGGCAGTGGTAGAAATTGCATCAAAACCAATGTAAGCAAAGAACACGG from Pedobacter sp. WC2423 carries:
- a CDS encoding amino acid permease translates to MFENLFRKKSVTKILEDAEKGYGDHGASLNKTLGVRDLTAFGIAAIIGAGIFSTIGKASADGGPAVIFLFIFTAVACSFAAFAYAEFASMVPVSGSAYTYSYVAFGELVAWIIGWSLIMEYAIGNITVAISWSDYFTGLLSSIRIPALGINGINLPDWMTMDYLTAFNGHNHAEAMLNAGKSFANLDDATRIANNAWATAPTIGGFHIVADLPALGIIILITWLVYRGMKESKNASNAMVIVKLAVILLVLSVGVFYVDTENWNPFAPNGVSGILKGVSAVFFAYIGFDAISTTAEECKNPQRDLPRGMMWAIIICTVLYVAIALVLTGIVKYDLLAVGDPLAFVFDHINLKLMSGIIAVSAVFAMASVLLVFQMGQPRIWMSMSRDGLLPKRFSRIHPVYKTPSFATIVVGFVVAVPSLFMNLTIVTDLCSIGTLFAFVLVCAGVLVLQNKTDIPRGKFKTPYVNSKFIIPVIFIGAIISGFIFFKAEMTSFITNETKVHDPVSFITSLDKTELNSVKEEIIAAQKVSNVMEKNIDAEAYLNGLSKEQYKSFMEKSAVSADKKFESGWALFKHKIPMWIFFFICVAITYFCITHNLSLIPVLGLLSCLYMMCELGISNWIGFGIWLVIGLVVYFLYGFHHSKLNVKNNAVSVN